The following proteins are encoded in a genomic region of Oreochromis aureus strain Israel breed Guangdong linkage group 8, ZZ_aureus, whole genome shotgun sequence:
- the cdk5r1b gene encoding cyclin-dependent kinase 5 activator 1b isoform X2, protein MGTVLSLSPSYRKSALFEDGPATVGHYTAVQNSKNAKDKNLKRHSLINVLPWKRIVAVSAKKKGSKKVQPNGTYQNNVTHLNNENLKKSQSCANLSTFTQDQSTPALTKNSNTTTSSVKKAPLTNSNVAPGTPKRVIVQASTSELLRCLGDFLCRRCYRLKHLSPTDPVLWLRSVDRSLLLQGWQDQGFITPANVVFVYMLCRDVVSSEVATEHELQAVLLTCLYLSYSYMGNEISYPLKPFLVESSKETFWDRCLSIINLMSAKMLQINSDPHYFTQVFADLKNESQKEEERSRLLIGLDR, encoded by the coding sequence ATGGGAACCGTGCTATCTTTGTCACCTAGCTACAGAAAGTCGGCTCTGTTTGAAGATGGACCAGCCACCGTGGGCCACTACACAGCTGTCCAGAACAGCAAGAACGCCAAAGACAAGAACCTGAAGCGCCACTCGCTCATCAACGTGCTCCCCTGGAAGCGGATCGTAGCGGTGTCAGCAAAGAAGAAAGGCTCCAAGAAGGTGCAGCCCAACGGCACCTATCAGAACAACGTTACCCACCTGAACAACGAGAACCTGAAGAAGTCGCAGTCATGCGCCAACCTGTCTACCTTCACCCAGGATCAGAGCACTCCAGCTCTCACCAAGAACTCCAACACAACGACATCGTCTGTCAAGAAGGCCCCCCTGACAAACTCCAATGTGGCCCCTGGCACCCCTAAGAGAGTGATCGTCCAGGCCTCCACCAGTGAGCTGCTGCGCTGCCTTGGGGACTTTCTGTGCCGACGTTGTTACCGGCTGAAGCACCTGTCACCCACTGACCCAGTGCTGTGGCTGCGCAGTGTTGACCGCTCCCTGCTGCTCCAGGGTTGGCAGGACCAGGGATTCATCACCCCCGCCAATGTGGTCTTTGTCTACATGCTGTGCCGCGATGTGGTCTCCTCTGAAGTGGCCACGGAGCACGAGCTGCAAGCCGTGCTGCTCACCTGCCTCTACCTGTCTTACTCCTACATGGGCAATGAAATCTCTTACCCGCTCAAGCCCTTCTTGGTTGAGAGCTCCAAGGAGACCTTCTGGGACCGCTGCCTGTCCATTATCAACCTGATGAGCGCCAAGATGCTGCAGATCAACTCCGACCCACACTACTTCACTCAAGTGTTTGCCGACCTGAAGAACGAGAgccagaaggaggaggagaggagccGCCTGCTCATCGGCCTGGACCGGTGA
- the cdk5r1b gene encoding cyclin-dependent kinase 5 activator 1b isoform X1 — protein sequence MGTVLSLSPSYRKSALFEDGPATVGHYTAVQNSKNAKDKNLKRHSLINVLPWKRIVAVSAKKKGSKKVQPNGTYQNNVTHLNNENLKKSQSCANLSTFTQDQSTPALTKNSNTTTSSVKKAPLTNSNVAPGTPKRVIVQASTSELLRCLGDFLCRRCYRLKHLSPTDPVLWLRSVDRSLLLQGWQDQGFITPANVVFVYMLCRDVVSSEVATEHELQAVLLTCLYLSYSYMGNEISYPLKPFLVESSKETFWDRCLSIINLMSAKMLQINSDPHYFTQVFADLKNESQKEEERSRLLIGLDRRVRAIA from the exons ATGGGAACCGTGCTATCTTTGTCACCTAGCTACAGAAAGTCGGCTCTGTTTGAAGATGGACCAGCCACCGTGGGCCACTACACAGCTGTCCAGAACAGCAAGAACGCCAAAGACAAGAACCTGAAGCGCCACTCGCTCATCAACGTGCTCCCCTGGAAGCGGATCGTAGCGGTGTCAGCAAAGAAGAAAGGCTCCAAGAAGGTGCAGCCCAACGGCACCTATCAGAACAACGTTACCCACCTGAACAACGAGAACCTGAAGAAGTCGCAGTCATGCGCCAACCTGTCTACCTTCACCCAGGATCAGAGCACTCCAGCTCTCACCAAGAACTCCAACACAACGACATCGTCTGTCAAGAAGGCCCCCCTGACAAACTCCAATGTGGCCCCTGGCACCCCTAAGAGAGTGATCGTCCAGGCCTCCACCAGTGAGCTGCTGCGCTGCCTTGGGGACTTTCTGTGCCGACGTTGTTACCGGCTGAAGCACCTGTCACCCACTGACCCAGTGCTGTGGCTGCGCAGTGTTGACCGCTCCCTGCTGCTCCAGGGTTGGCAGGACCAGGGATTCATCACCCCCGCCAATGTGGTCTTTGTCTACATGCTGTGCCGCGATGTGGTCTCCTCTGAAGTGGCCACGGAGCACGAGCTGCAAGCCGTGCTGCTCACCTGCCTCTACCTGTCTTACTCCTACATGGGCAATGAAATCTCTTACCCGCTCAAGCCCTTCTTGGTTGAGAGCTCCAAGGAGACCTTCTGGGACCGCTGCCTGTCCATTATCAACCTGATGAGCGCCAAGATGCTGCAGATCAACTCCGACCCACACTACTTCACTCAAGTGTTTGCCGACCTGAAGAACGAGAgccagaaggaggaggagaggagccGCCTGCTCATCGGCCTGGACCG GAGGGTGAGGGCCATCGCCTGA